The segment tcaaaattggatcactagatgccaagatatttacaaaaaacgattttttgagccctgaaaaatgggttaatctgccgaaagtgtgacttatgacctgttttggagatatctgGGGTTCTTTgtacataattataatatatcataatataccAAAGCTTCATATATTATACCAGATTTTtccattatattaaaattcgctatattttattcttataatgAAGGTCTGATTAGTCAAACCATCAACTTCGTTGTATAGctagtttaaatataatattatataattgcaataattttaaatatataaaatatataaataaaaatattagtaataatactagtagttagatttttaattttaactaaaaatatattgtaattattattactataatatttaattaataatattaaatattatatataatatactagtatataatattaattaaaatattttaacctaTTTTCTGTATTTTCTATGGTGTAGTAATACCTATTTTATATGAAGCCAAGtgtcaaaattaataaactttaaattttaaaaaaaaaaaattaaagtattttaaatattaatttatttgatttaaaatattcagatatactaaaagtttaatatataaaaaatagaagtaACAGCAAGTTGATTACTTATTACAAATTGTAAACAAATTTGGTACAGCTTTCAATTTACAAGATTTCACTAGGAATTAGCAGTAATATTATActtccaatttgaaaaaaagaaggaattaCTATCAGAAggtaaatttgaatattaattccaaagttttgaagaaaattactaatataaaccagttaaataaaaagcaaaaaatagctaagcaaattaaaaagattgaCAAAtccttaaataatattgacaAATTAATggttttaattgaaatttttgatgttaaaaaaactggaagtattttgataaattcaatagaatgtCCAAATTGTCCTTGTTTTAGGAGTATAGATGTTGGTGAAAAGCTTTATTATTAACTGATGccttttatatttcattttgttttttttcttatttcttttagtttgTTTTAATACATTTTGTACTGGTATCACTGGATATTTCTAGTGATACCTGGCTAAACtctttttaccaaaaatttcagtttcGTCACCAACTAGTTTCGGTTTCATCATTGACTAaactatatagtaatattttttaagtttaaattttatttatataaaattataattttattataaaaatatattaaattatattatacataaaatagttttataaattcctttaaaaaatattatattttaatataaatttgttattttttttttataagtaattattataattaaaaatccatgGAAATCCATAAAAAATCCACGGAAATACTATGGAATATTGAATTTCGGCATTTcgtcttttaattttaaatgtctaAACTATTTCGGTTTAGTCAAATGACTAAATATTTCGGTTTCGCCCAGGATCTCTAGATATTTCTATTGTATAGTAGAAATGGAATCTTactaattttatgtaattgaATACAATTGCtataaactaaataaaggCTGCCCAGttatacttaaaaatatatatatatatatatataaaattaaatatttatcttttataaaaatatttatatttataaaaataccatatattttttcaatttacttgatttataaaaaaataattataataaataatatttgtaataaatataaaaatcaattattaatttatacaaaatttaaaatctaggattgtaaatatttactgtatataaatttgcattatatcaatcatttcattattgtaaaattacaaattaactaaaatagtTCAACCTGaataaattccaaattttaatttccaaTTGATAAATCATTAAGTGCTACACAGATAGCAGCTTTATGATGACCATTATACTGTCTTATTGTTTCTCCTTGTTGTAATTCCCAAAGCCTTGCAACATGATCTGAAGATGCTGTTtaccaataatataaaatacattatcaatcaaaaattttaacaataaaaggTTCAACTTATAGGAATATTTACCTGTAACAAGATAAGCAGAATCAGCAGAAAATGCACAATCCCAAACCCATCTTTGATGACCTTTTAACTCTTTATCTAATTTGAATTCATGATTTGTAGCAGACCATATTTTAACCGTGGTATCTGCAGAACAAGTCGCCAAATGCCTTcaagaataatataattgtaatttataaatattaacattGCAAATAACcgttataaatataaaacatacTTGACATCAGGACTCAATAAGCACCGAGTTATATATCTCTTATGTGCCGAGAAAGTAGTTATGGGCTGCAAATCCGTAAAATCTCGTGCATTCGACATTTTCCATACATAACAATTACCctataaattaaaaggttaaatatattttttcaaaaaaacaaaatattattatgtaattatttttattactttgttATTGGCTGCAACTAGCATGGATCCATCAATAGCAACAGTAACTGAACGCAATGGGACATCTTCTTCTGGAACctacaaattaatataaataaattattcacaACAAAAcgtgatattaaaaataaataaatatacataccAATTCATGAGTGCAAGAATTTTCACCCAGATCCCAAATCTTTATGCTACCCTTTTGGTCACAAGAAATCAATTCACCTTGATTTGGATGAATAGCTACATCATTAACAGGTACTTTATGGTCATAATTACGTTGTATTGATGGCGCTCTATAGAAATCATTAGCTTTTTTATTGCATGAAATAAGaatatgattaaaattaagatttattacCTTTACCTTGTATCCCAAATTTTCAAGGTGCCATCTTCACTACCGGTTACCATCCATTTTCCTTCACAATGAAATCCGACAGCTGTTACATTTCCCGTGTGTCCATCAAAGGAAGTTAtctaaataaaacaattttgtcTTGATTCAGTGAGCAAAAAAGTGGATTAAtcataaactataaaatttaccgGATTAGGATTAGGACTATTAATATCGTATAATCGGATATGCTGGTttcctaaaataaatttggtatttaataattatttttgtaacaaCTGTTTATAATgatactgaaaaaaaaaataacctgCTGCAGCAAGATATCTTTTATCTGGAGATATACATAACCTGTTTACTTGctaaaatatatcaattttttatattagtatttttcataaataagggaataatatgaaaatttaccgAATCAGGATGTTGAATGGTCCTTGAACAAATACCACTCAGGGCTTCCCAAAAGCGTATGGTATGATCATATCCTGCAGTTACTAAAATTACTGAGTGAGAGTCTTGAGGTTGGTTATATTGATGTGCATAATACTGTTGTTGTTGGGCCTGATAACTATTATAATGTGGTCTTGTATGGTGCTCTGCTCGTTTCATAGTTAAGATAAATTTACACACCAAAAGCAGTTCTATTACCAGTTAAAAACACGAAGTCAATCTATCAGTTAGAGATGGATTATCCGATCACTAACGGATCGGACTGATCCGGATAATTGggaaaaataaactattaccTTATAGAAACGTTACTATTTCTTTGTTATACAGTCGCCATTTACTCTGGTTATACCGAATTTTCATAATAGAATGTAATACAGAAACCCTAAGCCAAATTTATAgtgctggccagaattatcagtAATATTTCGAAGTTCTATGTTAAATgaaagtataattctggccagcacTACAAATTTGGTCTAATTACTTGGAATAGATAGCTAGTTcggtatatattatataacaaattcTGGAACGAAAggttcgttatatccagtGGCGACTATATAAGACCTTTGAACTTAATTTTCGGTATAGAAGAAAGTCCTGTAAATTACTTCGTAGATATTTGTGATTCAAATGTCAGCAAGAAACGAGAAATTACATGAGAATCAGATATCCGATCTCATCCGATTACCGATTCcggatttattttaaatcggATTTTGCGCATCATAAAATCTCATCCTGACCGCATCTTTCAacgtttttgtttttttcagtTCAAACTTACATAAAAGAATAAGAGAAAGGATGCAACCATTAAATAGACCTTCTCATAAAAGAGcatttcattatatttctttatataattttgcttatataattttttggataataTTTATGTTATCGGTAGTGGTGAATAAAGTTAATGGAATGAGTGAACAGAGAAGTAACGATTTGAAGTAAGTCGTTTTGTAGTTTAATAGGGagtaaatttgtttaataagttaacaaaaatttctaatagATCACAAGCAAAGGTATAATGAGtcaatttttgcttttttttaatgaatcttATCAAATGAATTCGTGGAAGTCAGGAATTGTGTCtggaaataaaacaaattgtaTACAttgttaagaaaaatttgtttgtttattattatttaagtttaaattcttgtacaaaattttttttatttttttttaaaaaaaattcataggATATGTTTTATCATgcgtttaataattatatgaaatatgcTTTTCCGGACGATGAGGTAGTTATTGTGTAATTTACCTTTCTTTTAAGttgttttcttatttattttcattctaTAAATTCTAGTTAAATCCTTTACAATGTACTGGTAGAGGAAGTGATAAGAATGATCCGCAAGTATAGTCAATTTCATCTTTAAttcgttaaatttttaatattttgtattcaTCTATGATCTTTAttgattcgatttttattttgtcttcaaataaattttagacataatactataataaatgatGTGTTAGGAGACTATTCATTAACGCTAGTAGATTGTTTGGATACGTTTGTTGTAATGTGTTGTTCTTATTTTGAATAGATCAAaaggaaaatatatttattaaaacatatataaaattaatttattatataggtATTTAATGATAGGAAAGGATTTGAGAAAGCAGTCCgtgatgtaataaaatatgtatcatTTGATCAAGATAATAAAGTACAAGTATTTGAAGTGAATATTCGTGCATTAGGAGCATTGGTATGTGATAGTGTGTTAAATCATTTGTATTAactttgtataatttattcgtattttaatatattattttatgaaaaagttGTCGGCGCATTTATTCATTACAGATCCAAGATTTGGCTATAGTATAAAAGGATATAATAATGAGTTATTGAAACTAGCTCACGATTTAGGTAAAAGGTTATTACCTGCTTTCCAAAAATCAAAGACTGGAATTCCTTATGCTAGGGTTAGTAAGTTAAaggtattaaattataattcttcaATTTGATAATGGaaggtttttttcttttatcaattTGGATGCGAAATATAGGTTAATCTAAAGTATGGAGTACCTATAAACGAAACACATGAAACTTGTACTGCTGCCGCTGGCAcattaattatagaatttgGTGTTCTGAGTAGATTAACAAATGATACTAGATTTgaggtaaaataataataataataaataaataaataataaactaataattttattattgtgagtataattataatgtaaaaaaaaataactatgtTATTAGGACGCGGCAAAAAAGGCTCTGTTCGGCTTATGGAATCGACGAACAGATTTGAATCTTCTTGGGAATGTAATAAACGTACAAACAGGACAATGGATACATACAGCATCTAGTACAGGAGCAGGAATAGATTCATTTTATGAGTACTTGTTAAAAGCCTACGTGCTCTTCGGAGAGACAGAATATTTGGATATGTTTAATGAGGCTTATAATTCTGTTCTCCGATATGTTAAAGATGAAACAGGATATCTGTATAGGAATGTTAATATGATGAATGGGGGATTAATGTCTAACTGGGTGGATAGTTTATCTGCCTATTTTCCAGGTTTGCAggtaaaagaataaataattttaaaattatgtttatttgatagatataaagaatttattatttttttttttaggttttggcTGGTGATTTGGACAATGCCATAAAATcccatttattatattataacatttGGAAAAAATACAATGCTATGCCAGaaagatttaattttcatttaagaAATGTTGAATTGGCAACTTATCCGTTACGTCCTGAATTTATCGAATCtacttattttctttatagagtatgtataaatataaaatattataatggtttataagaaattttcggaattatttttatttaccttCTATTCGTTAGGCAACAAGAGACCCATTTTATTTGCAAGTTGGGGAAATGGTTCTTAAAGATCTTGAATATTATGCACGTGTTAATTGTGGATTCGCAAGTATTAAAGATGTGTTAACAAAAAGTCTTGACGAACGTATGGAAAGTTTTCTTTTAAGTGaaactttcaaatatttatatctgTTATTTGATACTGGTAATTATTTGGcacctaaattttttattaaagactcttaattattttgactaatttgtttatttaatttttttaaacaaaaaagaaaacaaaataaacagtATGGACGACAACTTTATCTTTACTACTGGTAGGCATTAATTTTTGTGtatttttggaatttatgTTTCAATCCTTGTGAATAAccatcttttttaaataattagaggCGCATTTAATATTCTTACCACAAAAATATCTCAAAAAACATTCAAAAATACGACCTAGTATGAGTGGGGCTGAGCGTTCATTTTGTTCTATTTATGAAAAACCGTCACCTTCGAAACATTTATTCACTACTTCAGTAATAACGTCAAGATCAGATGCAGATTTTGCAAGAGAACTGGTTGGATTTGAGGAACGAACTTTACCACTTTTGGATCCTAAGGGTATATGTGAAGTACCAAAATCAGATCCACAAGTGATAGAAGTTAGTTTTGGAGGTCTGCAAGAATCTCATGAAGATGATTTGATTTATCAAGGACAagaacaacaacaacaaattaTAAAGTACGTTGATGGTTTAATTGCTAATCGGTTAAAAGGGCTGAAATTAGAACTGACAAAACGGGTTGATAAAAAAGGGTATGATGTTACAAAAggtatgtaataaattttttatttataattattattattattattattattattattattattacttttcttttctttttaagaaatcattaaataatatgttttttatttcttatttcctTTATTAGTTGATAATTACAGGTATACATTTCGCTATTATAGTAAATTGaattgtttaaatataatgattatttttttatagtgttacatttaattttattatattatattaacttcattctttttatttagaGTCTTCCCTGGACAAACTTTTGAAATAAGAGATCCAGCAGTAAAAGATTTTTGGGTAAAACAACAAACATATCAAACATCGGTCCTTCGAGTTTACTTTTATAAtgagaataattataatgctTACAATTATGCAGACTATATTGCAGCTGTAGCATCTTTTGGACCTAAAATTACTGGCGAACTTCCCATAAGAACACTTGTAAGTGTATCATCATCGCTTTATGGATGCGTGGATTATAACATTGAAGAAACAAAACTTATTGAGGGTAATATAATATTCGTGAAAAGAGGAAATTGTACTTTTGTAGACAAAGTATTAAAAGCTCAACAAGCTGGAGCTAAAGGAATTGTTATTTGGAGTAatgagaattatttatttcaaccTGCTAGCGCAgcagaaaaaaatgatatatggAAATTTGAAATACCATGTGTACTGATTACCTATGAAAATGGTGTTGAATTAAGTAGAATATTAGAAGAAAACGAGAAGTATATACAAGAAGGAAAAAATAGTAGTAATATTAAGGTTAAAATTTTGTCCCATGAACGTGAACCTACTACAAACATTAAAaccaatgaaaataatgaattattattaactatttatGGACATGCTATACGTAATATTAGATTAAATCTAAATCTTaatggaaattaaattaatagagaTACAAAAAAGActcttaaaatttaatgtaatatgaaatttttgacatacttcaatatttatttataaaattataaaattaattcaattccTGCAttgttcaaaatttaaattattaaaaaattttttcttttactttattatgattattattatttgttttaaattcttttttttaaaaaaaaatgtatataaaaagtggggagtgaatttttaatttaaatgttaacCTTTTCAAAAAGGTAGactaaaataataagttatatATAATAGGAAAAAATGTCCTttgtacaaattttaaaacttgatgatacatacaaaataaatactttttgcAACTATTTAATAACctaaatcaaagaaaaatgaCCATTATAGgcacatttttctttttattaaatgaaacctatacatatatatgcaataatgaaaaattccTTTCATCAACCAATTTTTTCAGTCTATCTCAACGAACCAGCATCAAATGACCTCGGTCCAGTAAATCCAATTAAACCTAAATATTGAAGATCAATATTATCCGCGTCGCCTTCCGCTCGaagtaattttaccaaaatatatttacccGATCTTTTAAAGATGAActttagtatataatttaattaattagaaaaaaaagaaaaaatttatttgcttACCGATTAGGTTGCAAGATTTGAGTCGTCATATTTGTTCTAGAATCTAATCGGAAAAATGCTGCAGGCCAGGAATCGTCTACGTTGCCACTTTCATATAATGCTCGGTAATCAGCTTCAGTAAAATCATCATACTTTAACGTGGCTATTTATAAAAGATgaacaaattaatataattaaaaaaaggaaagtatattattatagatttatctTACCTTCAATTGATATAGGATCATGAGAGACAAAAACTAATCCTTCTTTAcctatcaaacaaaaaaaaatgaatataattttcgcataatatttaacaatatgcTAAGTtaagtattaaaattgaaaacaTACATGGAGCGGTAAAACCATGTGTAGGAGCTTTTACAATAACTTTTGAAAGTACAAATGCCGGATCCATAACTCCCAAGATAGGATCACTGAATCTTAGTATAATGTTAACATTGTTACTCTTCTTTGAACTAATTATCGAAATAATCATTAGCAATTTTAATCGTAAACAAATTGAAACATAATAATGGAAAGAAAAATTACCAGTAGACTGcagtatcattttttaatatgttatccACGTTATATGCCggactaaaataaaattaatttaaaataagtaaatattcGACTGTctggaattaattttttttgccatttCTACTAATGCTAATATTGAATAACTGACTGAGTCGCGAATCTATAGGTAAATTCAAAACCCTCGTTCACGAATGTAAGACGTGTATTTTTACAAGCATTACATTCTCTTGACGTCTCTATGGTTTGAATGTTTACCTAATACCATGACACTAGCCTAAGTTCGAAATTATTGCTATAAACTTGCAATCGCTCGGACCAATTAGAATAGTACCGCAACATACCTGTAATTACCACCGTCACAGTACACGATTTCAAATCCTAATGCAAATTCTCCACTAGTACCATGCGTGTTTCTCCATTTCCTTTTCATCGCTCTGTGATCCCTTGCTGAACTTCTTCTATGTAAAGACAAAGTTCCAGCCCTACTAGTCGGTCTGCTTGTGGTAGCTGCATGCTGCAGTATCCGTGCGTTAAATATTTCGTCCAACCCGTCACTCCTACTGGAcgaattgttattatttagtGATTGAATCAAGGTTGCGAAAGTATTTGAACGAGATAATTGTTGTATTACAGAAGAAAAGGGAGAAGGAGAAGGAGCTCGTGTTGTAGAATTTGTTGGATTAGAGGAGACTCGCATACTttgtggaaaaaaaaaaaaaatattgtttatttatgtaatttaagtAAAACTGTATTAGTTgagtttgaatttttttctttttgttttaacCTTTAATAGCACAGACTCATGttgtattatatatgtataccTAATTTAGATTTTAGACTACGTATAACTTACATAAAAATAGTCAATTTCTCCCGGTTAATCCCCCCGAA is part of the Rhizophagus irregularis chromosome 26, complete sequence genome and harbors:
- a CDS encoding RNase P and RNase MRP subunit yields the protein MKRAEHHTRPHYNSYQAQQQQYYAHQYNQPQDSHSVILVTAGYDHTIRFWEALSGICSRTIQHPDSQVNRLCISPDKRYLAAAGNQHIRLYDINSPNPNPITSFDGHTGNVTAVGFHCEGKWMVTGSEDGTLKIWDTRAPSIQRNYDHKVPVNDVAIHPNQGELISCDQKGSIKIWDLGENSCTHELVPEEDVPLRSVTVAIDGSMLVAANNKGNCYVWKMSNARDFTDLQPITTFSAHKRYITRCLLSPDVKHLATCSADTTVKIWSATNHEFKLDKELKGHQRWVWDCAFSADSAYLVTASSDHVARLWELQQGETIRQYNGHHKAAICVALNDLSIGN